A genomic window from Treponema maltophilum ATCC 51939 includes:
- the sufC gene encoding Fe-S cluster assembly ATPase SufC, with amino-acid sequence MSYPLLDVQHISVDVDEKSVLHDVSLKINQGETHVFMGPNGAGKSTFGNTIIGNPVYTVTHGKIFFDGKDITEEKTDARAKAGMFLTFQSPLEVPGISLEAFIRSAIQQRTGERVKLFQFKKDLQEAMKLLNMDEEYASRDLNVGFSGGERKKSEILQMLMLKPKFAILDETDSGLDVDAVRTVSKGIEEYKQNGGTLLIITHATKILESLHVDFTHVLVKGKIVKTGNASLVGEINKNGFERFEKDGGL; translated from the coding sequence ATGAGTTATCCGCTGCTCGATGTTCAGCATATTTCGGTAGATGTCGATGAAAAATCGGTTTTGCACGACGTCTCTTTAAAAATCAATCAGGGTGAAACCCACGTGTTCATGGGGCCTAACGGAGCCGGTAAGTCGACATTCGGCAATACGATTATCGGGAATCCCGTGTACACCGTAACGCACGGAAAGATTTTTTTCGACGGTAAAGATATAACCGAAGAAAAAACGGATGCACGCGCAAAAGCCGGCATGTTTTTAACCTTTCAAAGCCCGCTCGAAGTGCCGGGCATTTCGCTCGAAGCATTTATTCGAAGCGCGATTCAGCAGCGCACGGGCGAGCGCGTCAAACTGTTCCAGTTTAAAAAAGATTTGCAGGAGGCGATGAAGCTTTTGAACATGGACGAAGAATACGCTTCGCGCGATTTGAACGTCGGTTTTTCAGGCGGCGAGCGCAAAAAGAGCGAAATACTGCAAATGCTCATGCTCAAACCGAAATTCGCAATCCTCGACGAAACCGATTCGGGGCTCGACGTGGACGCGGTGCGCACGGTATCAAAGGGAATTGAAGAATACAAGCAAAACGGCGGCACCCTGCTCATCATTACGCACGCGACGAAAATCCTCGAAAGCCTGCACGTCGATTTTACACACGTGCTTGTCAAAGGTAAAATCGTTAAAACGGGCAACGCGTCCCTCGTGGGCGAAATCAACAAAAACGGCTTTGAGCGCTTTGAAAAGGACGGCGGCCTATGA
- the sufB gene encoding Fe-S cluster assembly protein SufB — translation MSDVIDRESAAKMNIDQSMYDFRYDENDFYRNDPGLTEEIVLKLSKDKNDPEWMRDFRLKSLKIYNEMSVPTWGPDISGLHMEHIATYVRPNTTMKNSWEEVPKDIKETFEKLGIPEAERTSLAGVGAQYDSELVYHNIREEVAKQGVVYSDFESALWGDYADIVKEHFMRLITPRAHKFAALHGAVWSGGSFVYVPKGVHLSFPLQSYFRLNAKGAGQFEHTLIIVEEGADLHFIEGCSAPKYNVANLHAGAVELYVAKNARLRYSTIESWSKNMYNLNTKRARVEEGGSIEWVSGSFGSHISYLYPESDLVGERARAEFTGVTFAGSGQNLDTGAKMVHSAPHTSSVITTKSISKGGGISTYRSSIYIDKKARGSKASVSCESLMLDENSRSDTVPAMEIHTDDVDVGHEAKIGRISGDAIFYLMSRGIPEDEARNMIVSGFANPVSKELPLEYAVEMNNLIRLEMKGTL, via the coding sequence ATGAGCGACGTCATAGACAGAGAAAGCGCCGCAAAGATGAACATCGATCAGTCGATGTACGATTTTCGTTACGACGAAAATGACTTTTACCGCAACGATCCGGGCTTAACCGAGGAAATCGTTTTAAAGCTTTCAAAAGACAAAAACGACCCCGAATGGATGCGGGATTTCCGCTTGAAATCCCTTAAAATCTACAATGAAATGTCCGTGCCGACGTGGGGACCGGATATAAGCGGCCTGCACATGGAACATATTGCAACCTATGTGCGCCCGAATACGACGATGAAAAATTCCTGGGAAGAAGTTCCCAAAGATATAAAGGAAACCTTCGAAAAACTCGGCATTCCCGAAGCGGAACGCACTTCGCTTGCGGGTGTCGGTGCGCAATACGACAGCGAACTCGTGTACCACAATATACGCGAAGAAGTTGCAAAGCAGGGCGTCGTCTATTCGGATTTTGAAAGCGCGCTGTGGGGCGATTATGCCGACATCGTTAAAGAGCATTTTATGCGTTTAATTACGCCGCGCGCTCATAAATTTGCGGCGCTCCACGGTGCGGTATGGTCGGGCGGTTCGTTCGTCTATGTGCCCAAGGGCGTCCATCTGTCGTTTCCGCTGCAATCGTACTTCCGCTTAAATGCAAAGGGCGCGGGACAATTCGAACACACGCTCATCATCGTCGAAGAAGGCGCGGATTTACACTTTATCGAAGGATGCTCGGCGCCGAAATACAATGTGGCAAACCTGCACGCCGGTGCCGTTGAACTCTACGTTGCAAAAAATGCGCGCTTACGGTATTCGACGATCGAAAGCTGGTCGAAAAACATGTATAACTTGAATACAAAGCGCGCGCGGGTCGAAGAGGGCGGCTCCATCGAATGGGTGTCCGGTTCCTTCGGTTCCCATATTTCGTATTTGTATCCCGAAAGCGATTTGGTCGGCGAGCGCGCGAGAGCCGAATTTACGGGCGTTACCTTTGCCGGAAGCGGCCAAAACCTCGACACGGGAGCCAAGATGGTGCACAGCGCGCCGCATACGTCGAGCGTCATTACGACAAAATCGATTTCCAAAGGCGGCGGCATAAGCACCTACCGTTCTTCGATCTATATCGACAAAAAAGCGCGCGGCAGCAAAGCGTCCGTTTCCTGCGAATCGCTTATGCTCGACGAAAATTCCCGCAGCGACACGGTGCCGGCTATGGAAATTCACACCGACGATGTGGATGTCGGCCACGAAGCGAAGATCGGTCGTATTTCCGGCGACGCGATTTTTTACCTGATGTCGCGCGGTATTCCCGAAGACGAAGCGCGCAATATGATTGTAAGCGGTTTTGCAAACCCCGTCAGCAAAGAACTGCCGCTCGAATACGCCGTAGAAATGAACAATCTTATCCGCCTTGAGATGAAAGGCACTTTGTAA
- a CDS encoding SufB/SufD family protein — translation MSHTLNINNMPTRTWSWLKINSTPFSTDAVFSGDGNPHTAELPEGVEYSERVSASQYANLETGCGTEIGTHFFKNAEASLFTVKKGRHIKTPLVIDFDLNGKSATSAFQIIKAEEGASVTVIFRYRSPKNAGGMQILRTICDAEKNAFIHLVKVQLLGDGFVQVDDIGTTCAEGGRVELTHVILGGKETYTGATGTLPAFGGSFKADTAYLCRAEQKLDMNYVVRQIGKKTDCQMNAKGTLCDRASKTYRGSIDFINGCTGSTGNEYEEVLLLSPDVVNKSIPLILCGEEDIAGEHGSTIGKLGEDMLFYMQSRGIAKHEAEKLMARAKVSSVASLIPDEGTVELINTYMDEAFSSDK, via the coding sequence ATGAGTCATACGCTGAATATAAACAATATGCCGACCCGTACATGGAGTTGGCTTAAAATAAATTCGACGCCGTTTTCAACCGATGCGGTTTTTTCCGGCGACGGGAACCCTCATACGGCGGAACTGCCGGAAGGCGTTGAATACAGCGAACGTGTTTCCGCATCGCAATACGCGAATCTCGAAACCGGCTGCGGCACGGAAATCGGCACTCATTTTTTTAAAAATGCCGAAGCGTCGCTTTTTACCGTAAAAAAAGGCCGGCACATTAAGACGCCCCTTGTCATCGATTTCGATTTAAACGGTAAAAGCGCAACATCGGCTTTTCAAATTATCAAGGCGGAAGAAGGCGCATCGGTTACGGTGATTTTCCGTTACCGTTCGCCGAAAAACGCGGGCGGTATGCAGATTCTTCGCACGATCTGCGACGCGGAAAAAAACGCGTTCATTCATTTGGTAAAAGTGCAGCTTTTAGGCGACGGCTTTGTACAGGTCGACGATATCGGCACAACCTGCGCCGAAGGCGGCCGCGTCGAACTGACGCACGTAATTCTCGGCGGAAAAGAAACCTATACCGGAGCGACCGGAACGCTTCCCGCTTTCGGCGGCTCTTTTAAGGCGGATACGGCTTACCTGTGCCGCGCCGAACAAAAGCTCGACATGAATTACGTCGTGCGGCAAATCGGCAAAAAAACCGACTGTCAAATGAACGCAAAGGGCACACTGTGCGACCGCGCTTCGAAAACCTACCGCGGTTCTATCGACTTTATAAACGGCTGCACGGGTTCTACGGGAAACGAATACGAAGAAGTCCTCCTGCTTTCGCCCGACGTTGTAAATAAATCGATTCCGCTCATTTTGTGCGGCGAAGAAGATATTGCGGGCGAACACGGCTCGACGATCGGCAAACTCGGAGAAGATATGCTTTTTTACATGCAGTCGCGCGGTATTGCAAAGCACGAAGCGGAAAAACTTATGGCCCGCGCAAAAGTTTCGAGCGTCGCCTCGCTTATTCCCGATGAAGGCACGGTCGAATTAATCAATACCTATATGGACGAGGCGTTTTCCAGTGATAAATGA
- a CDS encoding SufS family cysteine desulfurase, which translates to MNDYRNDFPFFSNKKNKDLIYFDNAATTQRPRQVIDAIRHFYEENNANPLRGLYDLSVRATEAYENARHSVARFINAAEDCEVIFTRNASESLNLVAYTYGMANIRKDDEIAVSIMEHHSNILPWQMVAKAKGAKLVYLECDKESGIISGEEIASKIGSRTKLVAVAHVSNVLGITNDIEKIAKAAHRVGAVIVVDGAQAVPHIKTDVQALDADFYAFSAHKLTGPTGCGVLYGKKSLLENMPPFLRGGEMIEYVTRDDATWAPLPAKFEAGTVNAGGAVGLEAAVTYIESVGYEYITKHDNALASRLLEGMKEIPHVHIIGNGDGNRHCGIVTFTIDGVHPHDIATVLDTEHIAIRAGHHCAQPLGAYLGVPATARASVYFYNTEDEADFFLSKVKSVRSWMGFKD; encoded by the coding sequence ATAAATGACTACCGAAACGATTTTCCGTTTTTTTCAAATAAAAAAAATAAGGATCTTATCTATTTTGACAACGCGGCAACGACGCAGCGACCGCGGCAAGTAATCGATGCGATACGGCACTTTTACGAAGAAAACAACGCGAATCCGCTTCGCGGCCTTTACGATTTAAGCGTACGGGCAACCGAAGCGTACGAAAATGCCCGGCACAGTGTTGCGCGATTTATCAACGCGGCCGAAGACTGTGAAGTCATCTTTACGCGGAATGCGAGCGAATCGCTGAACCTTGTCGCCTATACGTACGGCATGGCGAATATACGCAAGGACGACGAAATCGCCGTTTCGATTATGGAACACCATTCGAACATCCTGCCGTGGCAAATGGTTGCAAAAGCGAAGGGCGCCAAGCTCGTTTATTTGGAGTGCGATAAGGAAAGCGGCATCATCTCCGGCGAAGAAATCGCATCAAAGATCGGAAGCCGCACAAAGCTCGTCGCCGTCGCGCACGTGAGCAACGTGCTCGGCATTACAAACGATATCGAAAAGATTGCAAAGGCCGCTCACCGAGTCGGAGCGGTTATCGTCGTCGACGGTGCGCAAGCCGTGCCGCACATCAAAACCGACGTACAAGCCCTCGATGCCGACTTTTACGCGTTCAGCGCGCATAAGCTCACCGGCCCGACAGGCTGCGGCGTTTTGTACGGGAAAAAATCGCTTTTGGAAAACATGCCGCCTTTTTTGCGCGGCGGAGAAATGATCGAATACGTTACGCGGGACGATGCAACGTGGGCGCCGCTTCCGGCCAAATTCGAAGCGGGTACGGTAAATGCGGGAGGAGCGGTCGGACTTGAAGCCGCCGTCACATACATCGAATCGGTCGGCTACGAATATATAACGAAGCACGACAACGCGCTTGCCTCCCGCCTTTTAGAGGGCATGAAAGAGATTCCGCACGTACACATTATCGGAAACGGCGACGGAAACCGGCACTGCGGTATCGTAACCTTTACGATAGACGGCGTGCATCCGCACGATATTGCAACCGTACTCGATACGGAGCATATCGCGATCAGGGCGGGGCACCACTGCGCCCAGCCGCTCGGTGCCTACCTCGGCGTTCCTGCAACGGCGAGGGCAAGCGTCTACTTTTACAATACCGAAGACGAAGCCGACTTTTTTTTAAGCAAAGTAAAAAGCGTCCGTTCGTGGATGGGCTTTAAAGACTAA